From Nitrobacter sp. NHB1, a single genomic window includes:
- a CDS encoding phage portal protein has translation MKFLDLFRRGAPAVEKRSSGAGYTAEVMQARWAYVQGRTGLAELTGTVSSCVSLWQNGFALAAVDGTDMLDRRTMAMLGRSLALRGEFVALIDGDELVPASDWDVSTYQSKPKAYRLSVPESGGGRSMTALAGEVLHVRINADNAAPWSGVSPLRTASLSAGLLHAVETALSEVFQNAPLGSQVVPMPENPEQDNTALANSFIGKRGRILVRESVAVTAAGGPTPMQDWSPNDLSPDLEKSMTKETLDAARDSILAAFGVLPGLFNSATTGPMVRECQRHLAQWALQPLAELLAEEASEKLGGAVTIDTMGPTQAFDSGGSARAFATLVQGLAMAKESGVDAKGALAMLDWEAK, from the coding sequence ATGAAATTTCTTGATCTCTTTCGACGTGGCGCACCCGCAGTTGAAAAGCGTAGTAGCGGCGCTGGGTACACCGCGGAAGTGATGCAGGCTCGCTGGGCTTACGTTCAGGGCCGCACCGGTTTGGCAGAACTCACAGGCACTGTGTCGAGTTGCGTGTCGCTCTGGCAGAACGGTTTCGCGCTCGCAGCCGTCGATGGCACTGACATGCTCGATCGACGCACCATGGCAATGCTTGGGCGGTCGCTGGCATTGCGCGGCGAATTCGTGGCTCTGATCGACGGCGACGAATTGGTGCCGGCGTCGGATTGGGACGTGTCAACATATCAGAGCAAGCCTAAAGCGTACCGTTTGAGCGTCCCCGAATCCGGTGGCGGTCGCAGCATGACCGCACTCGCTGGCGAAGTTCTTCACGTTCGGATCAACGCCGACAATGCGGCGCCATGGTCGGGCGTCAGTCCGCTGCGCACCGCATCGCTAAGCGCTGGTCTCTTGCACGCGGTCGAGACAGCTTTGAGCGAGGTTTTCCAGAACGCACCGCTCGGCTCGCAAGTCGTGCCGATGCCTGAGAACCCGGAGCAAGACAACACGGCACTGGCGAACAGCTTTATCGGCAAAAGGGGGCGGATCCTTGTTAGAGAGTCGGTCGCGGTGACGGCGGCCGGCGGGCCAACGCCTATGCAGGACTGGTCGCCGAATGATCTTTCGCCCGATCTCGAAAAGAGCATGACCAAGGAGACGCTGGACGCGGCGCGGGATTCAATCCTCGCCGCCTTCGGTGTTCTGCCCGGCCTGTTCAACAGCGCCACCACGGGGCCGATGGTGCGCGAATGCCAGCGGCATCTTGCCCAATGGGCGCTTCAGCCCTTGGCGGAATTGCTCGCCGAGGAAGCCAGCGAAAAGCTTGGCGGTGCGGTGACGATCGACACCATGGGGCCGACACAGGCATTCGATAGCGGCGGTTCGGCGCGAGCGTTCGCTACCCTGGTCCAGGGCTTGGCTATGGCAAAGGAAAGCGGCGTCGACGCAAAGGGCGCGCTGGCAATGCTCGATTGGGAGGCAAAGTGA
- a CDS encoding HK97 family phage prohead protease: MSDGFAIGIGELELRASPRGGRRRIRGRFPYRKRAILSDGGARGKPVKEQFEAGAFSYSIKSDAEIHLLSGHDYSKPLASKNTGTLTFDDGPEALQFDADIAPEIADTSYGSDLIKQISSGLVFGLSPAFRIPPPAAVPAHKAQKVEDEDPKLGRAIIRTIFEAILTELSIVTRPAYSDASVVLHDALGNVINPEDMTDEEKLAAGWTYNAAGILIPPPQTIKRAMPAPLRWR; this comes from the coding sequence ATGTCAGATGGATTCGCCATCGGTATAGGCGAATTGGAATTGCGCGCTTCCCCTCGCGGGGGGAGGCGTCGCATCCGTGGTCGCTTTCCGTACCGCAAGCGCGCCATCCTCAGCGATGGAGGCGCACGCGGTAAACCGGTCAAGGAGCAGTTTGAAGCCGGCGCCTTTTCATATTCGATCAAATCCGATGCAGAAATTCATTTGCTCAGTGGTCACGACTATTCGAAACCACTCGCCAGCAAGAACACCGGAACACTGACATTCGACGACGGTCCGGAAGCGTTGCAGTTCGACGCGGATATTGCGCCGGAAATCGCGGACACGTCATATGGCAGCGATTTGATTAAGCAGATTTCGAGCGGCCTCGTGTTTGGCTTATCGCCGGCATTCAGAATTCCGCCGCCTGCGGCTGTGCCAGCGCACAAGGCGCAGAAGGTTGAAGACGAAGACCCGAAGCTCGGCCGCGCGATTATTCGCACAATCTTCGAAGCGATCCTGACGGAACTGTCGATCGTAACGAGGCCCGCATATTCCGACGCCAGTGTCGTGCTGCACGACGCGCTCGGCAACGTCATCAATCCCGAAGACATGACGGACGAAGAGAAACTTGCCGCGGGCTGGACCTACAACGCGGCTGGAATCCTGATCCCGCCGCCACAGACAATCAAGCGCGCGATGCCCGCGCCGCTTCGCTGGAGATAA
- a CDS encoding phage major capsid protein, translating into MLTSVKIQREQSELRSQLAVLAGKQTPDDTELRQMTELDGRYQANEQRFRAALISETEERSAAKDDLEGRSDREYADLISRFELRQVAQFYDEGRSLSGQTAEVVEEMRSKGSYRGVPVPLAALEQRSGETISSGTPDPIVTKPIIDRLFPQSVAAKMGTSLINIDTGAVEYPVVTSSVTAGWADGELADVAAAQAFATTDKPLKPEQNFGVQMVLSRKTLKQSAGIEDAVRRDMNSAIAAGLDKAIFLGTGANGQPLGVISGQATYGISTTAISAAASWSAFRAAVVAFMLANTANGASDVNLLIRPEVWSDLDDTFADSGSGITEWDRLLKNIPAGNIAMSNNALVAPAGSPLASKALLTTSAGGVAPIFAALWGGIDLVRDPYAGAAAGSLKLTAILTADVTVARPSQLAVLTGIQ; encoded by the coding sequence ATGTTGACGTCAGTTAAAATTCAGCGGGAACAGAGCGAGCTTCGCTCACAGCTTGCGGTGCTTGCCGGCAAGCAGACGCCCGACGATACAGAGCTTCGTCAGATGACTGAGCTTGATGGCCGCTATCAGGCCAATGAGCAGCGTTTCCGTGCTGCTCTGATTTCCGAAACCGAGGAACGCTCGGCAGCCAAGGACGATCTGGAAGGCCGTTCGGATCGCGAGTACGCCGATCTCATTTCGCGATTTGAGCTTCGACAGGTTGCGCAATTCTATGACGAGGGCAGGTCCCTGTCCGGTCAGACTGCGGAAGTGGTCGAGGAAATGCGTTCGAAGGGCAGCTATCGCGGCGTGCCCGTTCCGCTGGCGGCTCTTGAGCAGCGCAGCGGCGAGACGATCAGTTCGGGAACGCCGGATCCGATCGTTACCAAGCCGATCATTGACCGGCTCTTTCCGCAGTCGGTTGCAGCGAAGATGGGCACGAGCCTTATCAACATCGACACCGGCGCGGTCGAGTATCCCGTCGTCACGTCCAGCGTAACGGCAGGCTGGGCCGATGGCGAGCTAGCGGACGTTGCGGCTGCGCAGGCATTTGCGACGACGGACAAACCGCTGAAGCCGGAACAGAACTTCGGCGTTCAAATGGTTTTGTCACGGAAGACCCTCAAGCAGTCGGCAGGCATTGAGGACGCGGTTCGTCGCGATATGAATTCCGCGATTGCCGCCGGTCTCGATAAAGCGATCTTCCTCGGCACTGGCGCGAACGGTCAGCCGCTCGGCGTCATTTCGGGTCAGGCGACGTACGGGATCAGCACCACGGCGATTTCGGCCGCTGCGAGTTGGAGTGCCTTCCGTGCTGCGGTTGTGGCGTTCATGCTCGCCAACACCGCGAACGGCGCTTCGGACGTGAATCTTTTGATCCGCCCCGAAGTGTGGAGCGATCTTGATGACACGTTCGCGGATTCCGGTTCGGGTATCACCGAATGGGATCGGCTGCTGAAGAACATTCCGGCCGGCAACATTGCCATGAGCAACAATGCGCTTGTGGCTCCTGCGGGTTCTCCGCTCGCCAGCAAGGCTTTGCTTACGACTTCGGCCGGCGGGGTCGCTCCGATCTTCGCCGCTCTTTGGGGCGGAATTGACCTGGTGAGGGATCCCTACGCTGGGGCAGCCGCTGGATCGCTGAAGCTCACGGCAATTCTGACTGCGGACGTGACCGTTGCTCGTCCGTCTCAGTTGGCTGTGCTCACGGGCATTCAGTAA
- a CDS encoding HNH endonuclease: MVVKTYDRKSAHVIRDKRWPALRYQAKQRDRWRCVKCGFRGRLEVDHIKAVRDAPELAFELSNLQTLCRFCHSKKTQIEVGFFTEVDPKRAAWRDLVRQLAKPQTHEVLNVDVS; encoded by the coding sequence ATGGTTGTGAAAACCTACGATCGCAAATCGGCGCACGTCATTCGCGACAAGCGATGGCCCGCGCTCCGCTATCAGGCCAAGCAACGCGACAGATGGCGTTGCGTCAAATGCGGATTCCGCGGCCGGCTCGAAGTCGATCACATTAAGGCGGTACGCGACGCGCCAGAATTAGCGTTCGAATTATCGAACCTCCAGACGCTTTGTCGCTTCTGCCATTCCAAGAAAACTCAGATCGAAGTCGGTTTCTTCACTGAAGTCGACCCGAAACGCGCCGCCTGGCGCGATCTTGTCCGCCAGTTGGCGAAACCCCAAACCCACGAGGTACTAAATGTTGACGTCAGTTAA
- a CDS encoding terminase TerL endonuclease subunit: MRLADFQKQYVRGALADGVSIAALSVGRGAGKTMLGSGLSLAALLGKIDRQPRREVIIGAKTRDQGRIAWSFIEGLAESLPTKTRKLLTFVRSPRLEVRFEGDGGGHVLRVLASDAKNALGLAPVFSLLDERGFWDRDKGDALEAAIFSALGKRSGRAMVISTSAPDDAHSFSKLLDAPGENVYVQEHRAPAGCAPDDLEAIKAANPGAVTGIGSSLDWLQGEARRALARGGSTLSNYRLFNLNQRVSGETRDMLLTTDEWLNCEVDELPERAGSVVVGIDLGGSASMTAASFYWPDTGRLECLGWFPSQPSLLDRGQRDGVGSRYTEMASRGELTTLGAATVPVAPWVSEVIRHVEGERIAALVMDRYKQAELGQAIDAAGIRCPIVWRGFGFKDGSADCLQFQRACFDGLVKAKPSLLLRSAFGDAVCLRDPANNIKLAKARSLGRIDAASATVLAVSHGARMLAAPVRKARAPVWL, from the coding sequence GTGAGATTGGCCGATTTCCAAAAGCAGTACGTCCGCGGCGCGCTGGCAGATGGCGTTTCCATCGCAGCGCTATCGGTCGGGCGCGGCGCCGGCAAAACAATGCTGGGTTCCGGCCTGTCCTTGGCGGCGCTGCTCGGCAAGATCGATCGCCAGCCGCGGCGCGAAGTCATCATCGGGGCCAAGACCCGCGACCAGGGCCGCATTGCGTGGTCCTTCATCGAAGGTCTGGCCGAGTCGCTCCCGACCAAAACCCGCAAACTGCTGACGTTCGTCCGCTCTCCGCGCCTTGAGGTGCGGTTCGAGGGTGACGGCGGTGGTCATGTCCTGCGCGTGCTGGCATCGGACGCCAAGAATGCTTTGGGACTGGCACCGGTATTCAGCCTGCTCGATGAGCGCGGGTTCTGGGACCGGGACAAAGGTGACGCCTTGGAAGCGGCCATCTTCTCGGCGCTCGGCAAGCGGTCCGGGCGAGCCATGGTCATCTCGACGTCGGCGCCGGACGATGCCCACTCGTTCAGCAAATTACTCGATGCGCCGGGCGAGAACGTCTACGTCCAGGAACACCGCGCGCCGGCGGGCTGCGCTCCCGACGATCTCGAAGCGATCAAGGCTGCGAATCCCGGAGCGGTCACCGGCATCGGATCCTCGCTCGACTGGCTCCAAGGCGAGGCACGCCGCGCCCTTGCCCGCGGTGGCAGCACGCTATCGAACTACAGGCTTTTCAACCTCAATCAGCGCGTGTCCGGCGAAACCCGCGACATGCTGCTTACTACCGATGAATGGCTCAACTGCGAGGTGGACGAACTCCCCGAGCGCGCCGGCAGCGTCGTCGTCGGAATTGATCTCGGAGGCAGCGCCTCCATGACTGCGGCAAGTTTCTACTGGCCGGACACGGGTCGCCTCGAATGCCTTGGATGGTTCCCTTCGCAGCCTTCGCTCCTCGACCGGGGACAGCGGGACGGCGTCGGCAGCCGCTACACCGAAATGGCGAGCCGCGGCGAATTGACGACGCTTGGCGCGGCAACCGTTCCTGTGGCGCCGTGGGTATCCGAGGTCATTCGTCACGTCGAGGGCGAGCGCATCGCCGCACTGGTCATGGACCGATACAAACAAGCGGAGCTTGGTCAGGCGATCGACGCCGCCGGCATTCGCTGCCCGATCGTATGGCGCGGTTTCGGCTTCAAGGACGGTTCGGCCGACTGTCTTCAATTCCAGCGCGCGTGCTTTGACGGGCTGGTAAAGGCGAAGCCGTCGCTGTTGCTGCGTAGCGCGTTCGGCGATGCCGTATGCCTCCGCGACCCGGCCAACAACATCAAACTGGCTAAGGCCCGTTCGCTCGGACGTATCGATGCAGCGAGCGCGACCGTGTTGGCGGTCAGCCATGGCGCGCGAATGCTTGCAGCGCCAGTTCGCAAAGCGCGGGCGCCCGTATGGTTGTGA
- a CDS encoding AAA family ATPase — protein MKVANAVGAHVAIGNIGREFAYYALAEAFSESGVSSEGWERAINNSFDNAMTFTDMPLRDKTAKEMFADVIIGAPPTPQPPLEPYTGPIPLPGPAEDDGYYEEPGNAFVERSFSAAELAGLPVPERDWFIREWIPNGQVTMIYGDGGVGKSLVALHMAACAASAVPWFGRPVKHGNAIFMTAEDSRDEIHIRLAAISREHGISLERMASLYPSSFADTDAVLASLNGEGVLNATGLYDELVDVCEAGKPSLVVLDTLADIYGGNEVIRQQVRSFVGMLRKIALRFKCAVVVLAHPSLSGLNSGSGTSGSTAWNNSIRSRMYFDWVKDEGQVGDPDLRVLKLMKSNYSKIGTEIPMRYQRGAFVPDRARAVTGDPLERQAKADRVFLELLEKATGQNVHVHVAPGRGYAPKTFQSDGGSQGVNKSDLEMAMKRLLDTKRIVNAPYGRSGGYRLEVAR, from the coding sequence TTGAAGGTTGCCAATGCGGTTGGCGCCCATGTCGCGATTGGTAATATCGGTCGCGAGTTTGCCTATTACGCGCTGGCGGAAGCGTTCAGCGAGAGCGGAGTGTCGAGCGAAGGATGGGAGCGCGCAATAAATAATAGCTTCGACAACGCGATGACATTTACGGATATGCCGCTGAGGGACAAAACCGCCAAGGAGATGTTTGCGGATGTCATCATTGGGGCGCCTCCAACTCCGCAACCGCCTCTAGAGCCCTACACCGGCCCGATTCCCCTACCCGGGCCTGCCGAAGATGATGGCTATTACGAAGAACCCGGCAACGCCTTTGTTGAGCGATCGTTCAGCGCAGCCGAATTGGCAGGCTTGCCGGTTCCGGAGCGCGATTGGTTCATTCGCGAGTGGATTCCGAACGGTCAGGTTACGATGATCTACGGCGACGGTGGCGTCGGTAAATCGCTGGTCGCGTTGCACATGGCGGCTTGTGCGGCATCCGCGGTTCCGTGGTTCGGTCGACCGGTCAAGCATGGCAATGCCATCTTCATGACGGCCGAAGATAGTCGGGACGAAATCCACATCCGCCTCGCCGCCATCTCGCGCGAGCATGGCATTTCGCTTGAGCGCATGGCGAGTCTGTATCCTTCCAGCTTTGCGGACACAGATGCCGTGCTGGCTTCGCTGAATGGCGAGGGCGTTCTAAATGCCACGGGGCTCTATGACGAGCTAGTCGACGTCTGCGAGGCTGGAAAGCCATCGCTGGTCGTTCTGGATACCCTCGCGGACATCTACGGCGGCAACGAGGTCATTCGCCAGCAAGTGCGGTCCTTCGTCGGCATGCTTCGCAAGATCGCATTGCGCTTCAAATGCGCGGTTGTGGTGCTGGCGCATCCGTCACTTTCTGGCTTGAACAGCGGTTCGGGTACGTCAGGCTCGACGGCTTGGAATAACTCCATCCGCTCCCGGATGTATTTCGATTGGGTGAAGGACGAGGGACAAGTGGGCGATCCCGATCTGCGTGTCTTGAAGCTGATGAAATCGAACTATTCGAAGATCGGCACCGAAATCCCCATGCGCTATCAGCGAGGCGCCTTTGTCCCTGACCGCGCACGCGCAGTAACGGGCGATCCGCTGGAGCGGCAAGCAAAGGCTGATCGGGTGTTTCTCGAACTGCTTGAGAAAGCCACGGGCCAGAACGTCCACGTCCATGTAGCTCCGGGGCGAGGATACGCGCCAAAGACGTTTCAGAGCGACGGCGGTTCGCAAGGCGTCAACAAGAGCGATCTTGAAATGGCGATGAAACGCCTTCTCGACACCAAGCGAATTGTCAACGCACCGTACGGCCGATCGGGTGGTTATCGCTTGGAGGTCGCCAGATGA
- a CDS encoding tyrosine-type recombinase/integrase gives MGNLTAAKVKNAKPGDRLADGDGLRLDVDANGNASWVFRFKSPVTAKERYLGLGPARDVALSEARDLAADARKLVRSGVDPINQKREKKASARVAARRDMTFRQCAERFIDSREATWKNPIHRQQWKNTLRDYVYPVIGSWPVAEVDVAAVLKILEPIWQKKPETASRIRGRIEAVLDWATMAEYRSGDNPAVWRGRLAHLLPSRKKVRAVRHHDALPYVEMPKFWKSLSADTSESAALLRYIILTGARFSEAARAEWSEINTEKQIWTVPAVRMKGGREHVVPLTDEAMAVLELSRTKAGLIFPGQRVGRPISDVSIAKAIKRHTALPATCHGFRSCFRDWCGDKTDVPREIAEAALAHAISNDVEAAYRRSSAIEKRRALMVLWSRYCCEAVRPVDKIPKT, from the coding sequence TTGGGAAATCTCACCGCTGCCAAGGTTAAGAATGCAAAGCCTGGCGATCGTCTTGCTGATGGCGATGGCCTGCGGCTCGACGTGGATGCCAACGGCAATGCGTCATGGGTCTTTCGTTTCAAATCACCGGTCACGGCGAAGGAACGATACCTAGGATTAGGACCTGCCCGCGACGTCGCGCTTTCCGAGGCGCGCGATTTGGCAGCCGACGCCCGCAAACTTGTTCGCAGCGGAGTCGACCCGATAAATCAGAAGCGGGAAAAAAAGGCTTCTGCGCGAGTTGCCGCGCGCCGTGACATGACCTTTCGGCAGTGCGCCGAACGATTCATCGATAGCCGCGAGGCGACGTGGAAAAACCCCATCCATCGCCAGCAATGGAAGAACACCTTACGGGATTACGTCTATCCGGTAATCGGTTCATGGCCAGTGGCGGAGGTCGACGTTGCCGCGGTTCTTAAAATCCTTGAACCGATCTGGCAGAAAAAGCCGGAGACAGCCTCGCGCATTCGCGGCCGGATCGAAGCCGTGCTAGATTGGGCGACGATGGCGGAGTACCGCAGCGGCGATAACCCGGCTGTCTGGCGCGGTCGCCTTGCCCATTTGCTGCCCTCGCGAAAGAAGGTGCGCGCCGTCCGCCACCACGACGCCCTGCCCTACGTTGAAATGCCGAAGTTCTGGAAGTCGCTTTCGGCTGACACGTCGGAGTCCGCCGCGCTGCTCAGATACATCATCTTGACCGGCGCGCGTTTCAGCGAAGCGGCCCGCGCTGAGTGGTCCGAGATCAACACGGAAAAGCAGATATGGACCGTGCCAGCCGTTCGAATGAAAGGCGGTCGCGAACACGTCGTGCCGCTGACTGACGAAGCAATGGCAGTCCTCGAACTTTCCCGCACGAAGGCGGGGCTGATATTCCCCGGCCAGCGCGTCGGCCGACCGATCAGCGACGTGAGCATTGCCAAGGCGATCAAGCGCCACACTGCCCTGCCTGCGACGTGTCACGGCTTTCGATCGTGCTTCAGGGATTGGTGTGGCGACAAAACGGACGTGCCGCGCGAGATCGCCGAAGCTGCATTGGCACATGCCATCAGCAACGATGTTGAGGCGGCTTATCGACGCTCATCAGCAATCGAAAAACGTCGCGCTCTCATGGTGCTTTGGAGTCGGTACTGTTGCGAAGCGGTCCGACCCGTTGACAAAATTCCTAAAACGTAG
- a CDS encoding PilZ domain-containing protein, with protein MDDRRKHPRVEIDESAYISASGLSMRCRLLNMSADGAAVEVPNPAFVPSHFQLMTEKDRVIRHCRVIWIKQNRIGVTFDQPGAEDGSTEPGSNP; from the coding sequence ATGGATGATCGCCGCAAACATCCGCGCGTCGAAATCGACGAATCGGCTTACATTTCTGCTAGCGGATTGAGCATGCGATGCCGGCTGTTGAACATGTCCGCCGATGGAGCCGCCGTCGAGGTTCCGAATCCGGCTTTTGTCCCGTCGCATTTCCAGCTCATGACCGAGAAGGATCGTGTGATCCGCCACTGTCGGGTGATCTGGATCAAGCAGAACCGGATCGGAGTTACCTTCGATCAGCCCGGTGCGGAGGACGGCTCGACCGAGCCGGGCAGCAACCCCTGA
- a CDS encoding septal ring lytic transglycosylase RlpA family protein, which produces MGKPDSDRIGRAARAVAAAGACLMLANCSSSGKFSRIDPKYGVSSSPRVVGFGEPVPKGGGTYRVGKPYTVAGRVYVPEENTHYRAEGLASWYGDAFHGRLTANGEVFDMASLSAAHPTLPLPCYARVTNLGNGRSLIVRVNDRGPYHGNRLIDVSNKAAELLKFKSKGVARVRVEYVGRAPLEGSDDRQLMATLRTGEPAPSPSTVRIASARPFVPQLASSERPIRSDVPTPDGRPYTLGHTSMDADSINATSEMSASSRVRSHPQRPDNPRAVSYDASGDSVSGDVHPVAAYAPIDPRGPSELLSGRGLY; this is translated from the coding sequence ATGGGGAAACCAGATTCAGATCGAATTGGACGTGCTGCACGCGCTGTAGCCGCCGCGGGCGCGTGCTTGATGCTGGCCAATTGCAGTTCATCGGGCAAGTTTAGCCGGATTGATCCGAAGTACGGAGTTTCGAGCAGCCCCCGGGTCGTCGGCTTCGGCGAGCCGGTGCCGAAAGGCGGCGGCACTTACCGGGTCGGCAAGCCTTACACTGTCGCCGGACGCGTCTACGTTCCTGAGGAAAATACCCATTACCGTGCTGAAGGACTCGCTTCATGGTACGGTGACGCCTTTCATGGCCGTCTGACTGCCAACGGCGAGGTTTTCGACATGGCCTCACTGTCCGCCGCGCACCCGACGCTCCCGTTGCCGTGCTATGCACGGGTGACCAACCTCGGCAACGGCAGATCCCTGATCGTTCGCGTCAACGATCGCGGACCGTATCACGGCAACCGGCTGATCGACGTCTCAAACAAGGCCGCCGAGTTGCTGAAGTTCAAGAGCAAGGGCGTCGCGCGAGTACGGGTCGAATATGTCGGACGCGCGCCGCTTGAAGGTTCGGATGACCGGCAACTGATGGCGACCCTACGAACCGGCGAACCGGCGCCGTCGCCATCCACGGTCAGGATCGCGTCGGCACGGCCGTTTGTGCCTCAACTCGCGTCGTCCGAGCGGCCGATCCGCAGCGATGTTCCGACGCCGGACGGGCGACCCTATACGCTCGGACATACCTCGATGGACGCTGACTCCATCAATGCGACTTCCGAAATGTCGGCGTCCAGCCGCGTCCGGTCGCATCCACAGAGGCCGGACAATCCGCGAGCGGTTTCATACGACGCCAGCGGCGACAGCGTGTCAGGCGATGTCCACCCGGTCGCCGCTTATGCGCCCATCGACCCGCGCGGACCGAGCGAACTGCTCTCGGGGCGCGGACTCTACTAA
- a CDS encoding D-alanyl-D-alanine carboxypeptidase family protein, translating to MTTRSSTPDKRRRFAWRGLMAAAVGLAIGLNGIALAANNSVQGAKKEEVYETSAPTAILIEANSGSVLFEKNADELRAPSSMMKLMTVEVVFDAIRKGKVKLTDEFLISENTWRKGGAPSGGSTMFAAINSRVSVDDLLHGAIIQSGNDSCMALAEGIAGNESAFAEKMTARARELGMTRSTFANSNGLPDPNNKMTVRELAMLARHIVLTYPNFYKLFGEREFTWNKIRQFNRNPLLTAMDGADGLKTGYTKEGGYGLVGSAVQNGTRLIVVVNGLESADDRATAAKKLLEWGFRNFEVRTLFAAEQPVGYAKVFGGDSGSVRVAASEPVQVMVQKTGSDKLIARIVYTGPVHAPIAPGQPVGVIRVWRGKEVAVETPVHATDAIGVGSTMRRAMDGAIALVIGMVRSGVARL from the coding sequence ATGACAACCAGATCTTCCACGCCTGACAAACGCCGGAGGTTCGCCTGGCGCGGTCTGATGGCCGCCGCGGTCGGCCTTGCGATCGGCCTCAATGGCATCGCGTTGGCTGCAAACAACAGCGTACAGGGCGCCAAGAAGGAAGAGGTCTATGAGACCAGCGCCCCGACCGCGATTCTGATCGAAGCTAACAGCGGCAGCGTGCTGTTCGAAAAGAATGCCGACGAGCTACGTGCGCCGTCCAGCATGATGAAACTGATGACGGTAGAGGTGGTGTTCGACGCCATCCGGAAAGGCAAGGTCAAGCTCACCGACGAGTTCCTCATCAGCGAAAACACCTGGCGCAAGGGCGGGGCGCCCTCTGGCGGATCGACCATGTTCGCGGCGATCAACAGCCGCGTCTCCGTCGACGATCTCCTGCACGGCGCGATCATCCAGAGCGGCAACGATTCCTGCATGGCGCTGGCGGAGGGTATCGCCGGGAACGAGAGCGCCTTCGCGGAAAAGATGACAGCGCGGGCGCGGGAACTGGGCATGACCCGCTCGACCTTCGCCAATTCCAACGGCCTTCCGGATCCGAACAACAAGATGACGGTTCGCGAGCTTGCTATGCTGGCGCGCCACATCGTTCTGACGTATCCGAATTTCTACAAGCTGTTCGGCGAACGCGAATTCACCTGGAACAAGATCCGCCAGTTCAACCGCAACCCGCTGCTGACCGCGATGGACGGGGCCGACGGGCTCAAAACCGGCTACACCAAGGAGGGCGGCTACGGCCTGGTCGGCTCGGCCGTCCAGAACGGCACGCGGCTGATCGTCGTGGTAAACGGCCTCGAGAGTGCCGACGACCGCGCGACCGCCGCCAAGAAGTTGCTCGAATGGGGTTTTCGGAATTTCGAAGTCCGAACCTTGTTCGCAGCGGAACAGCCGGTCGGCTACGCCAAGGTGTTTGGCGGCGACAGCGGCTCGGTTCGGGTCGCCGCGTCTGAACCGGTTCAGGTCATGGTCCAGAAGACCGGCAGCGACAAGCTGATCGCACGCATCGTCTATACGGGCCCCGTTCACGCCCCGATAGCGCCGGGACAGCCGGTCGGGGTCATCAGGGTGTGGCGTGGCAAGGAAGTCGCGGTCGAGACGCCGGTTCATGCCACGGACGCCATCGGTGTCGGCTCGACCATGCGCCGCGCGATGGACGGGGCAATCGCGCTTGTCATCGGGATGGTGCGCTCGGGCGTCGCGAGGCTCTGA